In one window of Dokdonia sp. PRO95 DNA:
- the mutS gene encoding DNA mismatch repair protein MutS → MAKKKVTPLMQQYNGIKTKYPDALLLFRVGDFYETFGEDAVKAAAILNITLTSRNNGGDRTELAGFPHHSLNTYLPKLVKAGCRVAICDQLEDPKQTKKIVKRGVTELVTPGVAMNDDILSAKTNNFLGAVFFNKEKVGVAFLDVSTGEYLTAQGDVAYVDKLLQNFAPSELLVCKKQKKLFLEAYGPDYHTFYQEDWVFHIDYATESLHKHFDVNSLKGFGVEHLSEGVVAAGAALHYLGETQHHKLQHITRISRIAADDYVWMDRFTIRNLELYNSASGVKSVTLIDIIDKTTSAMGGRLLKRWLALPLKRLDEIERRHEVVTFLSENGEIFDKIQANIKKIGDLERLISKVATGKISPREVIQLKNSLEAIVPIKGLALSTDNESLKIIGEQLQDCAVLRDKIKETLTEDAPVSIVKGGAIAAGFHNELDELRALSQGGKDYLEQMLERETKRTGITSLKIASNNVFGYYIEVRNTHRDKVPEEWIRKQTLVNAERYITEELKEYEGKILGAEERIQAIEQQLFVALVGWMSSFIPQVQANASQIAQLDCLLGFTQLAMENNYVRPTLDESQVIDIKEGRHPVIEKQLPLGEAYVTNDVFLDRDDQQMIMITGPNMSGKSAILRQTALIVLLAQMGSFVPAQAAHIGLVDKIFTRVGASDNISMGESTFMVEMNETASILNNLSDRSLVLLDEIGRGTSTYDGISIAWAISEFLHEHPGRPKTLFATHYHELNEMCETFERIKNYNVSVKELKNNVLFLRKLVPGGSAHSFGIHVAKMAGMPQQVLRRATKMMEKLEKSHGSEELTGKIKEAGDEEMQLSFFNLDDPLLEDIKEEILHIDIDTLTPVEALMKLNEIKRMLVKKKGGATS, encoded by the coding sequence TTGGCTAAGAAAAAAGTGACCCCCTTAATGCAGCAATACAATGGTATTAAAACAAAATACCCAGATGCTTTGTTGCTTTTTAGAGTAGGAGATTTTTATGAAACCTTTGGAGAAGATGCTGTAAAAGCAGCTGCTATTCTCAACATAACATTAACGAGTCGAAATAATGGTGGTGATCGAACGGAGCTTGCGGGCTTCCCACATCATTCTTTAAATACTTACTTGCCTAAGCTTGTAAAAGCAGGTTGTAGAGTAGCTATTTGTGATCAACTAGAAGATCCAAAGCAGACTAAGAAAATAGTAAAGCGAGGGGTGACAGAGCTTGTGACACCAGGAGTTGCAATGAATGATGATATTCTTTCGGCAAAGACAAATAATTTCCTTGGTGCTGTTTTTTTTAATAAAGAAAAGGTAGGTGTCGCTTTTTTAGACGTGTCTACTGGTGAGTATCTTACTGCACAAGGAGATGTAGCTTATGTAGATAAATTATTGCAAAATTTTGCTCCTAGCGAGCTGTTAGTCTGTAAAAAGCAGAAGAAATTATTTTTAGAAGCATATGGCCCAGATTATCATACTTTTTACCAAGAAGATTGGGTATTTCATATAGACTATGCTACAGAATCTCTTCATAAGCACTTTGATGTAAATTCTTTAAAAGGGTTTGGGGTAGAGCATCTTTCAGAAGGGGTGGTTGCGGCTGGTGCAGCGCTTCATTATTTAGGAGAAACACAGCATCACAAGCTACAGCATATCACGAGAATAAGCCGTATTGCCGCAGATGATTACGTGTGGATGGATCGTTTTACCATAAGAAATCTAGAGTTGTATAACTCAGCTTCTGGAGTAAAATCTGTTACGTTAATAGATATAATAGACAAGACCACTTCGGCTATGGGAGGTCGTTTGCTTAAACGATGGCTGGCATTGCCTCTCAAGCGCCTCGATGAGATTGAACGTCGTCATGAGGTGGTTACTTTTCTCTCAGAAAATGGAGAAATATTTGATAAAATACAGGCCAACATTAAAAAAATAGGAGATTTAGAGCGTCTCATAAGTAAGGTTGCTACTGGTAAGATTAGTCCGCGAGAGGTTATACAGCTTAAAAATTCTCTCGAAGCTATTGTTCCTATTAAAGGACTAGCGCTTAGTACGGATAATGAATCTCTCAAAATAATAGGGGAGCAGCTTCAAGATTGTGCAGTGCTGCGTGATAAAATAAAAGAAACTCTGACTGAAGACGCTCCAGTATCTATTGTAAAGGGTGGGGCAATCGCTGCGGGCTTTCATAACGAACTAGATGAGTTAAGAGCGTTGTCGCAAGGAGGTAAAGATTATCTAGAGCAGATGCTAGAGCGCGAGACTAAGCGCACGGGAATCACATCGCTTAAGATAGCTTCTAATAACGTTTTTGGATACTATATAGAGGTGCGCAATACCCATCGTGACAAGGTGCCAGAGGAGTGGATAAGAAAACAAACGCTTGTTAATGCAGAGCGATACATAACAGAGGAACTTAAGGAGTACGAAGGTAAAATTCTAGGAGCCGAAGAGCGTATCCAAGCGATAGAGCAACAACTTTTTGTTGCACTAGTAGGCTGGATGAGTAGTTTTATTCCTCAAGTGCAGGCTAATGCTTCTCAAATTGCACAGCTAGATTGTTTGTTGGGATTTACACAGTTAGCCATGGAAAATAATTATGTAAGACCTACACTAGACGAGTCGCAGGTAATTGATATAAAAGAGGGGCGACACCCTGTGATAGAAAAGCAGCTACCACTGGGTGAGGCTTACGTGACTAATGATGTCTTTTTAGATAGAGATGACCAGCAAATGATTATGATCACTGGGCCTAACATGTCTGGTAAGAGTGCTATCTTGAGACAAACGGCATTGATAGTCTTACTAGCACAAATGGGAAGTTTTGTGCCAGCTCAGGCGGCTCATATAGGTCTTGTAGATAAAATCTTTACAAGAGTAGGGGCGAGTGATAATATCTCTATGGGTGAAAGTACCTTTATGGTAGAGATGAATGAGACGGCGAGTATACTTAATAATTTAAGTGATCGCAGTTTAGTCTTGCTAGATGAGATAGGACGTGGTACCAGTACCTATGATGGGATATCGATTGCCTGGGCTATCAGTGAGTTTTTACATGAGCATCCGGGGAGGCCTAAAACGCTTTTTGCAACGCATTATCATGAGCTTAATGAAATGTGTGAGACATTTGAACGCATCAAGAACTACAATGTCTCTGTAAAAGAGCTTAAGAACAATGTATTGTTTTTAAGGAAACTAGTTCCGGGTGGTAGCGCCCACAGTTTTGGTATTCATGTAGCAAAAATGGCGGGAATGCCGCAGCAAGTATTGCGTAGGGCTACTAAAATGATGGAGAAGCTAGAAAAATCCCATGGAAGTGAAGAGCTTACAGGTAAGATTAAAGAAGCGGGAGATGAAGAAATGCAGCTTAGCTTTTTTAATCTAGATGATCCATTGCTAGAAGATATTAAAGAGGAGATTTTGCATATAGATATTGACACACTTACACCAGTAGAGGCGCTTATGAAGCTCAATGAGATAAAGAGAATGCTTGTTAAAAAGAAAGGTGGCGCTACTTCTTAG